From Deinococcus aerophilus, a single genomic window includes:
- the argC gene encoding N-acetyl-gamma-glutamyl-phosphate reductase: protein MSEQLSVAIVGGSGYAGGEFLRLALGHPHLNVTQVTSERSAGTPVSMVHPNLRGRTTLKFRKLAELEEADVIVLALPHNSAAKRLAEFEGKGRILIDLSADFRLKDPEVYRKVYGEAHPAPEQLGDWVYGNPELHREDLRGATRIACAGCFATSVILALYPLLKLGVLLPRDIIATGLVGSSAAGASASDSSHHPERAGSLRVYKPVGHRHTAEAQQELPGHFPLHLTAISTPRVRGILTTAQAWIPDGYSDRDVWSAYREVYGQEPFIRIVKVAKGIHRYPDPMLLDGTNYCDIGFEMDQDTGRVVLMSAIDNLVKGTAGHAIQSLNIAQGWPETAGLEFAGLHPA from the coding sequence ATGAGTGAACAACTGTCGGTCGCCATTGTGGGAGGCAGCGGGTATGCAGGCGGGGAATTCCTGCGGCTGGCGCTGGGGCATCCCCACCTGAACGTCACGCAGGTAACGAGTGAGCGCAGCGCCGGAACGCCGGTCAGCATGGTCCACCCCAACCTGCGCGGGCGCACCACCCTCAAGTTCCGCAAACTGGCCGAGCTGGAGGAAGCGGACGTGATCGTTCTGGCCCTGCCGCACAACTCGGCCGCCAAACGGCTGGCCGAGTTCGAGGGCAAGGGCCGTATCCTGATCGATCTGTCCGCCGACTTCCGCCTCAAGGACCCGGAGGTGTACCGCAAGGTGTACGGCGAGGCCCACCCGGCCCCCGAACAGCTGGGGGACTGGGTATACGGCAACCCCGAGCTGCACCGAGAGGACCTGCGCGGCGCCACGCGCATCGCGTGTGCGGGCTGCTTCGCCACCTCGGTGATTCTGGCGCTGTACCCGCTGCTCAAGCTGGGAGTGCTGCTGCCCAGGGACATCATCGCCACCGGTCTGGTGGGCAGCAGCGCGGCTGGGGCGAGCGCCAGCGACTCCTCGCACCACCCCGAGCGGGCCGGCAGCCTGCGGGTGTACAAGCCGGTGGGCCACCGCCACACCGCCGAGGCCCAGCAGGAGCTGCCCGGACACTTTCCGCTGCACCTGACCGCCATCAGCACGCCGCGCGTGCGGGGCATCCTGACCACCGCGCAAGCCTGGATTCCCGACGGCTACAGCGACCGCGACGTCTGGAGCGCCTACCGTGAGGTGTACGGCCAGGAACCGTTCATCCGCATCGTGAAGGTCGCCAAGGGCATCCACCGCTACCCCGATCCGATGCTGCTGGACGGCACCAACTACTGCGACATCGGCTTCGAGATGGACCAGGACACCGGCCGCGTCGTTCTGATGAGCGCCATCGACAACCTGGTCAAGGGCACGGCGGGCCACGCCATCCAGTCGCTGAACATCGCGCAGGGCTGGCCCGAAACGGCGGGACTGGAATTCGCGGGGCTGCACCCTGCCTGA
- the lysS gene encoding homocitrate synthase, which produces MTQDIPADAPTISPPIPAHSWAIIDSTLREGEQFARGNFKSGDKIEIARALDAFGAEYIELTTPMVSSQTAADIRQLAGLGLKAKLLTHVRCHMDDVQRAVDTGVDGLDLLFGTSSFLREFSHGKNIGQIIESAQTVIGWIKTNHPDLELRFSAEDTFRSEESDLMAVYRAVSDLGVHRVGLADTVGVATPRQVYALVREVRNVIHAECGIEFHGHNDTGCAVSNAYEAIEAGATHIDTTILGIGERNGITPLGGFLARMFTFDPQGLVDKYNLEMLPQLDNMIARMVGLPIPWNNYLTGEFAYNHKAGMHLKAIYLNPGAYEAIPPGAFGVGRRIQAGSKVTGKHAIAYKARELGLHYGEDALRRVTDHIKALAENDDLDDAHLEELLREWVSA; this is translated from the coding sequence ATGACCCAGGACATCCCCGCCGACGCCCCCACCATCAGCCCGCCCATTCCCGCCCACTCCTGGGCCATCATCGATTCCACCCTGCGGGAGGGCGAGCAGTTTGCACGCGGCAACTTCAAGAGCGGCGACAAGATCGAGATTGCCCGGGCGCTCGACGCTTTCGGAGCCGAGTACATCGAGCTGACCACCCCGATGGTCAGTTCCCAAACCGCCGCCGATATCCGCCAGCTGGCTGGGCTGGGGCTGAAGGCCAAGCTCCTCACGCACGTGCGCTGCCACATGGATGATGTGCAGCGGGCGGTAGACACCGGCGTGGACGGTCTGGACCTGCTGTTCGGAACATCGAGCTTCCTGCGCGAGTTCTCGCACGGCAAGAACATTGGGCAGATCATCGAGTCGGCCCAGACGGTGATCGGCTGGATCAAGACCAACCATCCGGACCTGGAACTGCGCTTCTCCGCCGAGGACACCTTCCGCAGCGAGGAAAGCGACCTGATGGCGGTGTACCGCGCCGTCTCCGATCTGGGCGTTCACCGGGTCGGTCTGGCAGACACGGTGGGGGTGGCGACGCCGAGGCAGGTCTACGCCCTGGTGCGCGAGGTCCGCAACGTCATTCACGCCGAATGTGGCATCGAGTTCCACGGCCACAACGACACCGGCTGCGCGGTCAGCAACGCCTACGAGGCCATCGAGGCGGGGGCCACCCACATCGACACGACCATTCTGGGCATCGGCGAGCGCAACGGCATCACGCCGCTGGGGGGCTTTCTGGCCCGCATGTTCACCTTCGATCCTCAGGGACTGGTGGACAAGTACAACCTGGAAATGTTGCCGCAGCTCGACAACATGATTGCCCGCATGGTGGGGCTGCCCATTCCCTGGAACAACTACCTGACCGGCGAATTCGCCTACAACCACAAGGCCGGCATGCATCTCAAGGCCATCTACCTGAATCCGGGTGCGTACGAGGCCATTCCGCCCGGCGCGTTTGGCGTGGGCCGGCGCATCCAGGCGGGCAGCAAGGTTACCGGCAAGCACGCGATCGCCTACAAGGCCCGCGAGCTGGGCCTGCACTACGGCGAGGACGCCCTGCGCCGCGTCACCGACCACATCAAGGCCCTGGCCGAGAACGATGATCTGGACGACGCACACCTGGAAGAGTTGCTGCGCGAATGGGTCAGCGCGTAA
- a CDS encoding PhzF family phenazine biosynthesis protein: MTVFRLAARYRVLAAQGEGGKAVAVFAGPEGPDVGGDLQARAAQAGAPLSVFIQSVSPSEVSLRVFTPQKEKGSSDSAAIAALTHLRPHLLDVAEVHMGGETLPAQLCGGEWLLRQGVPEVAEVKVAGTSADLSAPLGLTPERIWTASLGRPNLVVEVGSLAALDAFMPDAQAVSALGRATGTTGLIVFTPGGPGHADLSFRAFGPLKGFLEDAASSNMLACTVGALGRLGRLPDDTHLLKAAQRKPGQPARLTVQFAGMAEGSEVWVGGAAVPLS; this comes from the coding sequence ATGACCGTGTTCCGCCTGGCCGCCCGCTACCGTGTCCTCGCCGCGCAGGGGGAGGGCGGCAAGGCCGTCGCCGTCTTTGCTGGTCCGGAGGGTCCTGATGTGGGAGGCGACCTGCAGGCCCGGGCAGCACAGGCCGGGGCCCCCCTGAGCGTGTTCATACAGTCCGTCAGCCCGTCCGAAGTCTCTCTGCGGGTCTTCACCCCACAAAAGGAGAAGGGCAGTTCGGACAGCGCAGCCATTGCGGCCCTGACGCACCTGCGCCCGCACCTGCTGGACGTGGCCGAGGTTCATATGGGCGGAGAGACCCTGCCCGCCCAGCTGTGCGGCGGCGAGTGGCTGCTGCGTCAGGGAGTGCCAGAGGTCGCCGAGGTAAAGGTGGCCGGGACAAGTGCCGATCTCTCCGCCCCCCTCGGCCTGACGCCGGAGCGGATCTGGACGGCCAGCCTGGGCCGCCCCAACCTGGTGGTCGAGGTGGGCAGTCTCGCCGCGCTGGACGCCTTCATGCCCGACGCACAGGCAGTCTCGGCACTGGGCCGCGCCACCGGCACGACCGGGCTGATCGTGTTCACGCCGGGCGGGCCCGGGCACGCGGACCTGAGCTTCCGGGCGTTTGGTCCCCTGAAAGGATTTCTGGAAGACGCCGCGAGCAGCAACATGCTCGCCTGCACGGTGGGAGCGCTGGGACGGCTGGGCCGCCTGCCCGACGACACCCACCTGTTGAAGGCAGCGCAGCGAAAACCGGGGCAACCTGCGCGGCTGACCGTTCAGTTTGCCGGAATGGCCGAGGGCAGCGAGGTCTGGGTGGGCGGAGCCGCCGTTCCACTGAGCTGA
- the rlmN gene encoding 23S rRNA (adenine(2503)-C(2))-methyltransferase RlmN, whose translation MQLLLDLHPDSYPLEGFRRTQLLEWVYVQGVGSFEAMTNLPGPARAELAQQYHLNPFREIETVRSHDGSVKYLFTLHDGRQMEAVYMPYLDRKTVCVSTMVGCPARCSFCATGAMGFGRNLTPGEIVGQVLAVAGGEGLAPRELRNLVFMGMGEAMLNYDNTMQAARILLHPQALGMSKRRITLSTVGIARGIQRLATEDDLGLKLAISLHAPDEETRQRIIPTGAANSIAEIMAAAREYQGVTGRRITFEYTMLRGINDHPWQAELLADLLRGLVSHVNLIPMNPWDGSGFQSSTEADIQTFYDLLEARGVDVSVRRSRGKDAGAACGQLALKRPGAVTGGIPSGAAS comes from the coding sequence ATGCAGCTTCTTCTCGACCTTCACCCCGATTCCTACCCGCTGGAGGGTTTCCGGCGCACCCAGTTGCTGGAATGGGTGTACGTGCAGGGGGTGGGAAGCTTCGAAGCCATGACCAACCTTCCGGGGCCGGCCCGCGCTGAACTCGCGCAGCAGTATCACCTCAATCCGTTCCGCGAGATCGAGACGGTACGCAGCCATGACGGCAGCGTCAAGTACCTGTTCACCCTGCACGACGGACGGCAGATGGAAGCGGTCTACATGCCGTACCTGGACCGCAAGACGGTGTGCGTGTCCACCATGGTGGGCTGCCCCGCCCGGTGTTCCTTCTGCGCCACCGGCGCGATGGGCTTCGGGCGCAACCTGACGCCCGGCGAGATCGTGGGGCAGGTGCTCGCCGTGGCCGGAGGTGAGGGGCTGGCCCCCCGCGAACTGCGCAATCTGGTGTTCATGGGCATGGGCGAGGCGATGCTGAACTACGACAACACCATGCAAGCGGCCCGCATCCTGCTGCACCCGCAGGCGCTGGGCATGAGCAAACGCCGCATCACCCTGTCGACCGTGGGCATTGCGCGCGGCATTCAGCGGCTGGCCACCGAGGATGATCTGGGCCTCAAGCTGGCGATCAGCCTGCACGCTCCCGACGAGGAGACCCGCCAGCGCATCATTCCGACCGGAGCGGCCAACTCGATTGCCGAGATCATGGCGGCGGCGCGCGAGTATCAGGGAGTGACCGGGCGGCGCATCACCTTCGAATACACCATGCTGCGCGGCATCAACGACCATCCGTGGCAGGCTGAGCTGCTCGCGGACCTGCTGCGCGGGCTGGTCAGCCACGTCAACCTGATTCCCATGAATCCCTGGGATGGCTCAGGCTTCCAGAGCAGCACCGAGGCCGACATCCAGACCTTCTACGATCTGCTGGAAGCGCGCGGCGTGGACGTCAGCGTGCGCCGCTCGCGCGGCAAGGATGCGGGCGCGGCGTGCGGCCAGCTCGCGCTGAAACGGCCCGGAGCGGTGACCGGCGGCATCCCCAGCGGCGCGGCCTCCTGA
- a CDS encoding tetratricopeptide repeat protein, whose translation MKHYKRSLLIGLMGLASGSSAQTMMETVTSVGIQNTLQSAAMPSLKVPALPPRPTPEQAAGQSAQTPAAPTSGSVATPVPTPAPATPTPRMPVTPLTAEQQERLGQARSAFQAGQYVPARDAFEALVAQNYTNPEPHFGLALALFALNNDKGAAFELGQFMTLAPDRYEGPYNLGVLAGRRGDHEQALQLYTQAAGLMAGQASAAEQRQVLEALAAEQTRKQDYAALSTTLAAVAALAPNDLEVTYRLAQARTLAGQGTLALPGVYALLQRDGSRLDAALLLADIYVAQDLPDRAARELDAAVLRAGNGTARSALLLRKAEILAAGGDTRAALSAAEDAAREDQRNAAAFAHIGEWRAARNDRAGALSAYISAVKLDPKNAGYRTDLAAVRLNLGRYAEAANDTLLTLKLRPDETILTRALFIQGVAAYRQGQYARAVTALKSSQTRRPDAETALWLGLSAYARQDYPAAADALTESVRLSPTPTARLNLASALLASARYPEAEAVLRGLVTEDPKAAEAWYMLGLAQRSQRHEEDARQSLKTAANLGSSKAREALKQ comes from the coding sequence GTGAAGCATTACAAACGTTCCTTGCTTATCGGGCTGATGGGCCTCGCCAGCGGCAGTTCGGCCCAGACCATGATGGAGACCGTCACGTCCGTCGGCATTCAGAACACCCTGCAGTCGGCCGCCATGCCCAGCCTCAAGGTGCCGGCCCTGCCTCCGCGGCCCACGCCCGAACAGGCAGCGGGCCAGTCCGCCCAGACTCCGGCTGCGCCCACGTCCGGCAGCGTGGCGACGCCGGTCCCTACCCCGGCCCCTGCCACGCCCACCCCCCGCATGCCTGTCACTCCACTCACCGCCGAGCAGCAGGAGCGGCTGGGGCAGGCCCGCAGCGCCTTCCAGGCCGGCCAGTACGTTCCGGCCCGTGACGCCTTTGAGGCCCTGGTGGCCCAGAACTACACCAATCCCGAACCGCACTTCGGTCTGGCCCTGGCGCTGTTCGCCCTGAACAACGACAAGGGCGCGGCCTTCGAGCTCGGGCAGTTCATGACGCTGGCCCCGGACCGCTACGAGGGACCGTACAACCTGGGCGTGCTCGCCGGCCGCCGGGGAGACCACGAGCAGGCGCTGCAACTGTATACACAGGCGGCGGGCCTGATGGCCGGGCAGGCCTCTGCTGCGGAACAGCGGCAGGTGCTTGAAGCCCTGGCCGCCGAGCAGACCCGTAAGCAGGACTACGCCGCGCTGAGCACCACCCTGGCCGCCGTCGCCGCGCTGGCCCCCAACGATCTGGAGGTGACCTACCGGCTGGCTCAGGCCCGCACGCTGGCCGGTCAGGGAACGCTGGCCCTGCCGGGCGTGTACGCGCTGCTTCAGCGCGACGGCTCGCGGCTAGACGCGGCGCTGCTCCTCGCCGACATCTATGTGGCGCAGGACCTGCCGGACCGGGCCGCGCGTGAGCTGGACGCCGCCGTGCTGCGGGCGGGCAACGGCACGGCCCGTTCGGCGCTGCTGCTGCGCAAGGCCGAGATTCTGGCGGCGGGCGGCGATACCCGCGCGGCCCTCAGCGCCGCCGAGGACGCTGCCCGTGAGGACCAGCGCAACGCCGCCGCCTTCGCCCACATCGGCGAGTGGCGGGCCGCCCGCAACGACCGCGCCGGCGCCCTGAGTGCGTACATCAGCGCCGTCAAGCTGGACCCCAAAAATGCCGGGTACCGCACCGATCTGGCCGCCGTGCGCCTGAACCTGGGCCGCTACGCCGAGGCCGCCAACGACACACTGCTCACCCTCAAACTGCGCCCGGACGAGACCATCCTGACCCGCGCGCTGTTCATCCAGGGGGTGGCGGCCTACCGCCAGGGCCAGTACGCCCGCGCCGTCACCGCCCTGAAATCCAGCCAGACCCGCCGTCCCGACGCCGAGACTGCCCTGTGGCTGGGCCTCAGCGCCTATGCCCGCCAGGACTACCCGGCGGCGGCCGACGCCCTGACCGAGAGCGTCCGGCTGAGCCCCACGCCCACCGCCCGCCTGAACCTGGCCTCGGCCCTGCTTGCCAGCGCCCGTTACCCGGAAGCCGAGGCCGTGCTGCGCGGTCTGGTTACCGAGGACCCCAAGGCGGCCGAGGCGTGGTACATGCTTGGTCTGGCCCAGCGCTCGCAGCGGCATGAGGAGGATGCCCGGCAGTCCCTGAAAACCGCGGCCAACCTGGGCAGCTCCAAGGCCAGGGAAGCACTCAAACAGTAG